The following coding sequences lie in one bacterium genomic window:
- a CDS encoding ribbon-helix-helix domain-containing protein, with product MSGRSRRATIYLDPDLHRALKLKAVQMDRSVSELVSEAVRESLTEDAEDLAAFDTRSSEPDLDFETVVRDLKERGKI from the coding sequence ATGAGCGGAAGATCCAGACGCGCCACCATCTACCTCGACCCTGACCTGCACAGGGCCCTGAAGCTCAAGGCGGTCCAGATGGACCGGTCTGTCTCAGAGCTGGTGAGCGAGGCCGTGAGGGAAAGCCTGACCGAGGACGCCGAAGACCTGGCTGCTTTCGACACACGTTCTTCGGAGCCCGATCTGGATTTCGAAACGGTGGTCCGGGACCTGAAGGAACGTGGCAAGATATAA